The nucleotide sequence TGGCAATACGCTCTTCAATACGCTGGTATACTACCGCGGCACGGCGCCCAACGGCAACAGCGCCGCCATCGGCAACGCCCTGAACACGCAGCTGCAAAGCACTTACGGCGTCAACGTGACCTGGAGCCTCTCGGAGCCGTTTTCGGCCCACGAGTGGTGGCCCTGCAAGCAGGTCCTGACCGACAAGGCTGACTCGCTGGATGTATGGGTGACCACCAGCAACATCAACAAAGTGGGCTCCAACGGCGTGCTGGAGCGCGTAACGGCGCTGCCCACCGGCAAGAGTCGCTACGAGTGGAAGCACCGCTCTAAGCCCATTGCCTACTACCTCGTGTCGGTAGCCGTGGCGCCCTATCTGGAGTACGTGAACTACGCCAACCCCGTAGGCGGTCCGCGCATTCCTATCGTCAACTACGTCTACAACCAAGCGGCCCTCAATGTCTTCCGCGCCGAAATAGACCGTACGCCGGGCTTCGTCGAAAACTTCTCCAGTCTGGTAGGCCTCTATCCGTTTGCCAGCGAGAAGTACGGCCACAGCATGGCACCCATCGGCGGCGGTATGGAGCACCAGACCATGACCACCCAGGACGGCTTCAGCTTCACCCTGACGGCCCACGAGCTGTTCCACCAGTGGTTCGGCGACAACGTAACCTGCGCCTCGTGGGAGGATATCTGGCTGAACGAGGGCTTTGCGTCCTACGGCGAGTACCTATCGCTGCAGCGGTTTTCCACCGAAGCCAATGCCCGCAGCTGGATGAACAGCGCGCAGGCTACGGCCCGGCAGCAGCCTGGCGGCAGCATCAAAGTAGCCGATACCACCAACGTAGGCCGCATTTTCAGCTCGCGCCTGAGCTACAAGAAGGGCGGCGCCGTGATTCATATGTTGCGCTATCTGCTCAACGATGATGTGAAGTTTTTCCGGGCCCTGCGCACCTACCAGAGCACCTACAGCGGCAGTACGGCCCGCACCATCGATTTGCAGCGCATCTTTGAGGCCGAAGCCGGCCGGCCGCTGCAGTATTTCTTCGACCAGTGGTATGCCGGCCAGGGCTACCCTAGCTTCAATGTGC is from Hymenobacter yonginensis and encodes:
- a CDS encoding M1 family aminopeptidase, whose product is MLRFYSFLTGLLLLAPGLRAQAQSPEATRLAPDDAALLCSQAHTRTALRGPATTVTHRRKMDRYDVKYYKLDIALENNSRNVGGNVRMLARTLAQPLDSVAFELYPTFTIDSVVVNGRRASGIRRAASDVTVALPQVVPGNTLFNTLVYYRGTAPNGNSAAIGNALNTQLQSTYGVNVTWSLSEPFSAHEWWPCKQVLTDKADSLDVWVTTSNINKVGSNGVLERVTALPTGKSRYEWKHRSKPIAYYLVSVAVAPYLEYVNYANPVGGPRIPIVNYVYNQAALNVFRAEIDRTPGFVENFSSLVGLYPFASEKYGHSMAPIGGGMEHQTMTTQDGFSFTLTAHELFHQWFGDNVTCASWEDIWLNEGFASYGEYLSLQRFSTEANARSWMNSAQATARQQPGGSIKVADTTNVGRIFSSRLSYKKGGAVIHMLRYLLNDDVKFFRALRTYQSTYSGSTARTIDLQRIFEAEAGRPLQYFFDQWYAGQGYPSFNVRWNQVGQSLYLSTTENVSMASATPFFDTEVNYTIRFSDGTEQVSRLRQGQPVSSFSVPVSKVVSSVDVDVEGWLLKGQGTTVRDNTLVLATAAARAARLSVYPNPCRETLRLPDLTTRATAEVTDATGRVLLRQTVDPQHAQLDTRTLAAGLYHLRLTSSAGNVSVARFVRE